A genome region from Chloroflexota bacterium includes the following:
- a CDS encoding FAD-dependent oxidoreductase, producing the protein MKRLASVEELTKLRDKIRENLSKQDKKIQVKVHLGTCGISSGANKSLEAFQRGIESRKLSDVTVLKAACVGLCDREPVVTIVHPTKGKTTYYDLAEDKVPQVIEQHLVRDKVVEEWKLDPEDPLIKLQEIRVMHNQDLNPMNIDEYIARDGYQALAKALTQMKPDEVIAEVGKAALRGRGGAGFPTATKWSFVRSAQGDEKYVVCNGDEGDPGAYMNRAVLEGNPHSIIEGMAIGAYAIGNVRQGYAYVRAEYPLAIETLNHAITQAREYGLLGKNILGTDFEFDLDIFPGAGAFVCGEETALLISIEGKRGNPRQRPPFPANKGLFGKPTTLNNVETWSNVPQIIWKGADWFGSVGTATSKGTKTLCLVGKVTNTGLVEVPLGTSLGKIVFDVGGGIPASKKFKAVQIGGPSGGVIPIEHLNTPVDYEAVTALGAIMGSGGLVVMDEDSCMVDVAKFFLQFTRDESCGKCTPCRAGIPKMLELLTKITDGKSTMEELAILEELAEMVGSASICGLGQTAPNPVLTTLRHFREEYEAHIIDKKCPAVVCQALFKAPCQHTCPVGLDAPGYVALIKAGEFEKAYDLIVQRLPFPLSVGRVCHHPCEGKCRRGQIDEPIAIRHLKRFAADYAFEHGFEYIPEIKERKKEKVAIVGAGPAGLSAAWDLAREGYQVTVFEALPVAGGMLAVGIPEYRLPKNMLNKEIETIKKLGVNIRLNTPVTEAESLLKDGYQAVFIATGAHKGDKMGIPGEDLDGVFDAIDFLRETSLGKEIKVGQTVAVVGGGNSAIDAARVALKKGAKEVHILYRREKRDMPAIDEEIEAAEEEGIHIHCLIAPVKVLGKGGKVEGVECVRMELKEFDKSGRKTPYQINGSEYTMDVDTVIKATGQRPDTSFLKGDGISTTKGGTIAADPRTLATGRKGVFAGGDAHTGAATVIEAIAAGQRAASSIRRYLRGEELSPLVERNGYESIAVPSVLPTEEELKEKSRIKIAEIATADKKTSFKEAVLPYTTKEAREEASRCLRCDLEVGE; encoded by the coding sequence ATGAAACGACTTGCGTCGGTAGAAGAACTTACAAAGCTTAGAGACAAAATCCGTGAGAACCTGTCGAAACAAGATAAGAAAATCCAAGTCAAGGTTCACCTCGGAACATGCGGCATATCTTCGGGAGCAAACAAGTCTCTCGAGGCTTTTCAACGAGGCATAGAAAGCCGCAAATTATCAGATGTCACCGTGCTGAAAGCAGCATGCGTCGGTTTGTGTGACCGAGAGCCAGTGGTCACGATTGTCCATCCCACAAAAGGCAAAACTACTTATTACGACCTTGCCGAGGACAAAGTTCCACAGGTAATTGAGCAGCATCTTGTTAGAGATAAGGTGGTGGAGGAATGGAAACTTGACCCAGAGGACCCGTTAATCAAGCTTCAAGAAATAAGGGTAATGCACAACCAAGACCTTAACCCAATGAATATAGATGAATACATTGCCAGAGATGGCTACCAAGCTCTGGCTAAAGCCCTGACACAAATGAAGCCAGACGAAGTCATCGCAGAGGTCGGAAAAGCTGCTTTAAGAGGACGAGGAGGAGCGGGCTTTCCCACTGCCACAAAGTGGTCATTTGTCCGCAGCGCTCAGGGTGATGAAAAATACGTTGTTTGCAACGGTGATGAAGGAGACCCCGGTGCCTACATGAACCGCGCTGTTCTTGAGGGTAATCCTCATTCAATAATTGAGGGCATGGCAATAGGAGCCTATGCCATAGGCAATGTCCGCCAAGGTTATGCATATGTCCGTGCTGAATACCCTCTTGCTATCGAGACGTTGAATCACGCCATAACACAGGCTCGAGAATACGGTCTTCTGGGTAAAAACATTCTGGGTACTGACTTTGAATTCGACCTGGACATATTCCCGGGTGCCGGTGCCTTTGTCTGCGGTGAAGAAACCGCCCTCTTAATCTCAATTGAAGGAAAGCGAGGAAATCCTCGCCAGCGACCACCATTCCCAGCCAACAAAGGGCTCTTTGGCAAGCCAACTACACTCAACAATGTAGAGACCTGGTCAAATGTCCCCCAGATAATCTGGAAAGGTGCTGATTGGTTCGGAAGCGTAGGCACTGCAACCAGCAAGGGTACAAAGACACTGTGTCTGGTAGGGAAGGTGACCAACACCGGCCTCGTTGAAGTACCTTTGGGTACCAGCCTAGGCAAGATTGTATTTGACGTCGGCGGTGGTATACCTGCCAGCAAAAAATTCAAGGCGGTACAAATAGGTGGCCCATCCGGCGGCGTTATCCCGATCGAGCACCTGAATACTCCCGTCGACTACGAAGCCGTCACTGCCCTAGGAGCCATCATGGGGTCAGGCGGACTTGTGGTAATGGATGAGGATAGCTGCATGGTCGACGTCGCCAAGTTCTTTCTCCAATTCACCAGAGATGAATCTTGCGGTAAATGCACCCCTTGCCGTGCTGGAATACCAAAAATGCTTGAACTTCTGACCAAGATCACAGATGGCAAAAGCACCATGGAAGAGCTCGCCATATTAGAGGAACTAGCTGAAATGGTCGGCTCTGCTTCTATCTGTGGGTTAGGACAAACAGCACCTAATCCGGTGCTCACTACACTTCGTCACTTCAGAGAGGAATATGAAGCGCATATCATAGATAAGAAGTGTCCGGCCGTGGTCTGCCAGGCTCTATTCAAGGCACCATGTCAGCACACCTGCCCTGTTGGCCTCGACGCCCCAGGATACGTTGCTCTCATAAAGGCAGGTGAATTTGAGAAAGCTTATGACCTCATCGTGCAACGGCTTCCGTTCCCACTGAGTGTTGGCCGGGTATGTCACCATCCCTGTGAAGGCAAATGTCGACGAGGTCAAATTGACGAACCGATTGCAATCAGACATCTAAAAAGGTTCGCTGCTGACTACGCCTTTGAGCACGGGTTCGAATACATCCCTGAAATAAAAGAGAGGAAAAAAGAGAAGGTAGCGATTGTCGGCGCAGGTCCAGCAGGACTTTCAGCAGCCTGGGACCTTGCTCGAGAAGGCTACCAAGTTACCGTATTTGAGGCCCTACCCGTGGCTGGTGGAATGCTTGCGGTAGGCATCCCTGAGTATCGTCTCCCCAAGAATATGCTGAATAAAGAGATCGAAACCATCAAAAAGCTCGGGGTGAATATAAGACTTAACACACCTGTCACCGAGGCCGAATCATTGCTGAAAGACGGTTATCAAGCGGTATTTATCGCTACTGGTGCCCATAAAGGTGATAAGATGGGAATCCCGGGCGAAGACCTAGATGGAGTCTTTGATGCCATTGATTTCTTGAGAGAAACAAGCTTAGGGAAGGAAATAAAGGTGGGACAAACAGTGGCTGTCGTTGGTGGTGGTAACTCAGCCATCGATGCCGCCAGGGTAGCCCTAAAAAAAGGTGCTAAAGAGGTGCATATTCTCTACAGGAGAGAAAAGAGAGACATGCCGGCGATAGACGAAGAGATTGAGGCTGCTGAAGAAGAAGGCATCCACATTCACTGCTTAATAGCACCAGTAAAGGTTCTGGGGAAGGGCGGCAAAGTCGAAGGAGTTGAGTGCGTTCGTATGGAACTGAAGGAGTTTGACAAGAGTGGCAGAAAGACTCCTTACCAAATCAACGGCTCCGAATATACTATGGACGTCGATACAGTTATCAAAGCTACAGGGCAGAGACCTGATACATCGTTCCTAAAAGGAGATGGGATAAGCACAACGAAGGGAGGCACAATAGCAGCTGACCCACGAACTCTAGCCACTGGTCGCAAAGGAGTTTTCGCAGGTGGAGATGCGCACACAGGTGCAGCCACAGTAATCGAAGCCATAGCTGCAGGACAAAGAGCAGCCTCCTCAATAAGACGATACCTCCGCGGAGAAGAACTCTCGCCCTTGGTCGAACGCAATGGATATGAGTCCATAGCCGTTCCCTCCGTGCTGCCCACCGAGGAGGAACTAAAAGAAAAATCCAGGATAAAGATTGCTGAGATCGCCACTGCTGATAAGAAGACATCCTTTAAAGAGGCGGTCCTCCCCTATACCACGAAGGAAGCGAGGGAAGAAGCCAGCCGATGCCTAAGATGTGACCTTGAGGTAGGAGAATAG
- a CDS encoding NAD(P)H-dependent oxidoreductase subunit E, which produces MTLKQAGKATSTKVKTSKAIGSKTIQQIKKIVAATDGQAGAPIRVLQQVQEFIGYLPPDVLEAISKEMKIPLSELYGITSFYSFFTMVPKGKYVIQVCLGTSCYVKGGQKLLDTLNKDLGLESGGTSPDGKFSLQTVRCIGCCGLSPVLAIKEDVHRKVKPSQLKDIMSSYR; this is translated from the coding sequence GTGACCTTGAAACAAGCAGGAAAGGCTACATCAACAAAGGTAAAAACAAGCAAGGCGATTGGCAGTAAAACAATACAGCAAATCAAAAAAATAGTTGCAGCCACTGATGGGCAAGCAGGGGCTCCAATCCGGGTACTACAACAGGTTCAGGAATTTATCGGCTACCTGCCACCTGATGTCCTGGAAGCGATATCTAAGGAAATGAAAATCCCCCTGAGTGAACTGTATGGCATAACTAGCTTCTACTCCTTCTTCACAATGGTGCCAAAAGGTAAATATGTAATTCAGGTCTGCTTAGGTACCAGTTGCTATGTTAAGGGTGGCCAGAAACTTCTCGATACTCTGAATAAAGATCTTGGTCTTGAGTCTGGTGGGACTTCGCCCGACGGCAAATTCTCCCTACAGACGGTAAGATGCATCGGCTGCTGTGGGCTGTCTCCAGTTCTGGCAATCAAGGAGGATGTTCATAGAAAAGTAAAGCCAAGCCAGCTAAAAGACATCATGAGTTCATATCGATAG
- a CDS encoding FAD-dependent oxidoreductase encodes MWKTEATGVAHAEIAVRQCLPPCQIKCPINEDIQRTNVLISLLPDDLDLAKEGIIQISDYLYDKNPFFNICGYICGICELECNYGKKGGAIKRRLLKRFLSDVYTGHLKEREEWDVLRDKENVAVIGGGPGGLMCAYHLSKKGYRVTIIEASDRLGGALWLVPDYRLPKDVLQTTVENLVRIAGIDVRYNSRLGAGKLTLEKLKNEGYKAVFFATGLPYPRVLTFEGKSLEGQDLSGVMYGHTYLYEVSHNNIAADYFKGKKVIVTGGGNVAFDVARSARRQGAEVTVVALERDDKDHRDGIPADEEEIRGAWEEGLRIVYSRGVRNIVGQNGKFKGINCPTCVSVFDEEGFNPKFDCTDCIDLEGDVLIITVGQAPDRPLLQKENLLDERGRIDIDHLTLQSPNKPWLFIGGDVRRVGFMIEAMGEGLVAAESIDRYLRGVDMKAGRRRDYEGYEIPVRRDYKPEPAVLWIPPENRMHFQLFEKGFTLKEAIEEARRCVTCGPCLSCKACVSIGFQKSLSPVEVDAARCSGCGHCVYVCNYYSAHLVNFGGKITSETDMFKCKSCGMCVAACPSQARKMIDDDTADKIAKVYASLS; translated from the coding sequence ATGTGGAAAACCGAAGCTACCGGAGTCGCACATGCTGAAATTGCAGTAAGGCAATGTCTGCCGCCATGTCAAATCAAATGCCCGATAAATGAGGATATCCAGCGGACAAATGTGCTCATCTCTCTTCTCCCAGATGACCTGGATTTGGCAAAAGAAGGCATCATCCAGATTAGTGACTATCTCTACGACAAGAATCCTTTTTTCAACATCTGTGGTTACATCTGTGGTATTTGTGAACTGGAGTGTAACTATGGTAAGAAGGGCGGGGCAATCAAAAGGAGGTTGCTCAAAAGGTTCTTGTCGGATGTCTATACCGGCCATTTGAAGGAGCGAGAGGAATGGGATGTTCTTAGGGACAAGGAGAATGTGGCTGTCATAGGTGGTGGGCCCGGTGGGCTGATGTGTGCCTACCATCTGAGCAAGAAAGGATATCGGGTAACTATAATCGAAGCCTCTGACCGACTTGGTGGAGCGCTATGGTTGGTGCCAGACTATCGCCTGCCCAAGGATGTTCTGCAAACCACGGTCGAGAACCTTGTAAGGATTGCCGGTATAGATGTCAGGTATAATAGCCGGCTGGGGGCAGGGAAGCTGACACTGGAGAAATTGAAGAACGAGGGCTATAAGGCAGTGTTCTTTGCAACAGGGTTACCATATCCCAGAGTCCTGACATTTGAGGGGAAGTCTTTGGAGGGGCAGGATCTGTCTGGTGTGATGTATGGTCACACCTATTTGTACGAAGTTAGCCACAACAATATTGCAGCAGATTATTTCAAAGGCAAAAAAGTCATAGTCACAGGCGGTGGCAATGTAGCCTTTGATGTGGCCAGGTCAGCTAGGAGGCAGGGAGCAGAGGTAACAGTCGTAGCTCTCGAGCGCGATGACAAAGACCATAGAGATGGCATACCGGCTGACGAAGAGGAAATCCGTGGGGCATGGGAAGAGGGTTTGAGGATAGTCTATAGCCGCGGCGTGAGAAATATCGTTGGGCAGAATGGCAAATTCAAGGGCATCAACTGTCCAACATGTGTTAGCGTATTTGACGAGGAAGGGTTCAATCCGAAGTTCGATTGTACTGACTGTATAGATTTAGAGGGTGATGTGCTTATAATCACGGTGGGGCAGGCTCCTGACAGGCCTCTGCTCCAGAAAGAAAATCTTTTGGATGAGCGGGGTAGAATTGATATTGACCACTTAACGCTGCAGAGTCCAAACAAGCCCTGGCTATTCATAGGTGGTGATGTGAGGAGGGTCGGATTCATGATAGAAGCTATGGGTGAAGGGCTTGTGGCTGCGGAATCAATTGACAGGTATTTGAGGGGTGTGGATATGAAGGCGGGTCGAAGAAGAGATTACGAGGGATATGAGATTCCAGTCAGGAGAGACTATAAGCCTGAGCCTGCGGTGCTGTGGATACCACCTGAAAACAGAATGCATTTTCAACTTTTTGAGAAAGGCTTTACGCTAAAAGAGGCTATAGAGGAGGCGAGAAGATGTGTCACTTGCGGACCCTGCCTATCTTGCAAAGCCTGCGTATCAATTGGTTTTCAGAAGTCTTTGAGTCCAGTTGAGGTGGACGCAGCAAGATGTAGCGGCTGTGGCCATTGTGTCTATGTCTGTAACTATTATTCCGCTCATTTGGTTAATTTTGGCGGCAAAATCACATCTGAGACGGATATGTTCAAGTGCAAATCTTGTGGCATGTGTGTTGCGGCTTGTCCGTCTCAGGCCAGAAAAATGATTGATGATGATACGGCAGACAAAATAGCCAAAGTATACGCATCTCTGTCGTAG
- a CDS encoding hydrogenase iron-sulfur subunit, producing the protein MLRRATLSEYKPKVVCFSCKFSWGYLTDEAKLSNEIENWIPIICTGKIDATHIINAFEEGADGVLILGCPEGDCHYQDGNYEAKKRVYLLRTLLESMGIEKERIRIELSTDPEGKRIPQLVKEMSKGLRKLGPLRKAETADKMPKEVIKAKGGK; encoded by the coding sequence TTGTTAAGGAGGGCAACATTGAGCGAATACAAACCCAAAGTAGTGTGTTTTTCCTGTAAATTTAGCTGGGGGTATCTGACAGATGAAGCTAAACTCTCGAACGAAATTGAAAACTGGATACCCATTATTTGTACAGGAAAGATCGATGCCACGCATATAATCAATGCGTTCGAAGAAGGGGCCGATGGGGTTTTGATACTTGGTTGTCCAGAGGGAGACTGCCATTATCAAGACGGCAACTACGAGGCAAAAAAGAGAGTTTATCTACTCCGTACACTGCTGGAGTCTATGGGTATAGAGAAGGAAAGGATTAGGATAGAGCTATCCACTGATCCTGAGGGCAAGAGAATCCCGCAGCTAGTGAAGGAGATGAGCAAGGGGCTCAGAAAACTGGGCCCATTAAGGAAGGCCGAAACGGCAGACAAGATGCCGAAAGAGGTAATTAAAGCTAAAGGGGGAAAATAA
- a CDS encoding oxidoreductase has translation MAKPKVAICWLGGCGGCDEAVVDINEVILGVASAVDFVLWPVALDFKYHSVEGMKNGEIALSVINGNVRNSEQEEVAKLLREKSQLVLGFGSCACFGGTPGLANLTTKEDIFNWVYRDAPTVVNPDGNYPQISTRVAGKELTLPEFYKHVHALNDIIDVDYYLPGCPPPPHLVMYAVSAVLENKLPPKGSTLAPQRALCDSCKRNNSKPERLAIREIKRIHEVETTPDICFLAQGVICLGIATRDGCGESCLNINIPCRGCFGPVEGVADSGAKFVSALASILDVQSDEDIARVVDQIIDPVGYMYRFSLPASTLRKKQG, from the coding sequence ATGGCGAAACCAAAAGTTGCCATTTGTTGGCTGGGAGGTTGTGGTGGCTGCGACGAGGCGGTTGTAGATATAAATGAAGTGATACTTGGTGTGGCGAGTGCGGTTGATTTTGTTTTGTGGCCAGTAGCGCTGGACTTTAAATATCACAGTGTTGAAGGTATGAAGAATGGTGAAATCGCATTGAGCGTGATAAATGGAAATGTCAGAAACTCGGAGCAAGAAGAGGTAGCAAAGTTATTGAGGGAAAAATCTCAACTGGTTCTTGGCTTTGGTTCCTGTGCCTGCTTCGGCGGAACGCCTGGATTGGCTAATCTCACCACAAAAGAAGATATTTTCAACTGGGTCTATCGTGATGCCCCAACTGTAGTTAATCCCGATGGTAACTATCCTCAAATAAGTACTCGTGTCGCTGGAAAAGAACTCACTCTGCCCGAATTCTATAAACATGTCCATGCATTGAATGACATAATCGATGTCGATTATTACTTGCCTGGATGCCCTCCTCCCCCCCATCTAGTGATGTACGCCGTGAGCGCAGTTCTCGAAAATAAGCTTCCACCAAAAGGCTCAACCCTGGCACCTCAGAGGGCCTTGTGTGATAGCTGCAAACGCAATAATTCAAAGCCAGAAAGACTAGCGATAAGGGAGATTAAGAGGATTCACGAGGTGGAGACAACCCCTGATATTTGTTTTCTGGCTCAAGGGGTAATCTGTCTGGGCATTGCCACCCGTGATGGCTGTGGAGAATCATGCTTAAATATAAATATCCCGTGCCGGGGATGCTTTGGTCCCGTGGAAGGAGTTGCTGATTCCGGAGCTAAGTTTGTCTCCGCCTTGGCATCAATTCTAGATGTGCAGAGCGATGAGGACATAGCGAGGGTTGTAGACCAAATTATTGACCCTGTAGGGTATATGTACCGATTCTCACTTCCTGCTTCGACATTGAGAAAAAAACAGGGTTAA